Proteins encoded together in one Benincasa hispida cultivar B227 unplaced genomic scaffold, ASM972705v1 Contig306, whole genome shotgun sequence window:
- the LOC120069272 gene encoding uncharacterized protein LOC120069272, producing MGLERSFFRSMVLLNKSSFTENPPPPNKSNEEAEKNEGKSEARPSTPKQPKEPSSDFNIVGLHVQGIELKALLGHLKYVYLGKGNTFPVIISRELITTQEESLVETLKNWKEAIGWTLYDLKGASPSLCMPRITLEEGAKPTIQPLKRLNPTMQDVILKEIITLIEVDIIYPILDSKWVSSIHVVPKTTSMTIVENDKGEMVPMHVQNGWKMCIDFQKLNEMVEQLAKKPFFCFHVGFSGFYQISIAQENHENTTFTCTYGTYGFKRMPFGLCNALDTFQRCMMSIFSDFIERCIKYHFMASHGIVLRHLVSVRGIEVFRQGFFKVGITTIKLQNDVPFNFDRKCQDAFETLNEKLTTTPILQPPRWTYHSRSCVMLVSSSGSGLMIAGRQEKYLMTKKESKPRLVRWMFLLQEFNVTIKDMKGVENLVADHLSRIVKEEDPTTLSSSYGYLYILLGVDYVSKWVEAIPTRTNNAVVVLTIEALMRKYGVHNRVVTPYHLQTNGQAEISNREVKSILEKTVDPVRNDWSTHLDGALWAYRTAFKTPIGTTPFKLVYGKEYHLPIENEHKAYWVVKQYNLNLAQAGEERLLEL from the exons atgggcttggaaagatctttcTTTCGCTCAATGGTTCtattgaataagagttccttcacagaAAACCCACCTCCACCTAATAAGTCCAATGAAGAAGCTGAGAAAAATGAGGGTAAATCTGAAGCACGGCCATCTACCCCTAAG CAACCGAAGGAACCTTCTTCTGATTTTAATATTGTTGGTTTGCATGTACAAGGGATTGAGCTAAAGGCTCTCCTTGGTCATTTAAAATATGTGTACCTGGGCAAAGGGAACACCTTTCCAGTTATAATCTCTAGGGAGTTGATAACTACCCAAGAGGAATCCTTAGTTGAGACTCTGAAGAACTGGAAGGAGGCCATTGGGTGGACTCTTTATGATCTCAAGGGAGCAAGCCCTTCTCTTTGCATGCCTAGAATAACTTTAGAGGAAGGAGCCAAGCCCACAATTCAACCCCTCAAAAGGCTCAACCCCACGATGCAAGACGTCATTCTTAAGGAAATTATCACGCTCATTGAAGTCGATATTATTTACCCAATTCTTGATAGTAAGTGGGTAAGTTCTATTCATGTAGTTCCAAAAACAACCAGCATGACAATTGTGGAAAATGACAAGGGTGAGATGGTGCCGATGCACGTACAAAATGGGTGGAAAATGTGCATCGATTTTCAAAAGCTCAATGAG ATGGTGGAACAACTTGCCAAAAAACCGTTCTTTTGCTTTCATGTTGGGTTCTCTGGATTCTACCAAATCTCAATCGCCCAAGAAAACCATGAAAACACTACCTTCACTTGTACTTATGGGACTTACGGCTTCAAAAGGATGCCATTTGGGCTTTGCAATGCCCTAGATacgttccaaaggtgtatgatgagtATTTTTTCTGATTTCATAGAAAGGTGCATaaag TATCACTTTATGGCTTCTCATGGGATTGTTTTAAGACATTTAGTTTCTGTAAGGGGGATTGAG GTGTTTCGTCAAGGATTTTTCAAAGTTGGCATTACAACTATCAAGTTGCAGAACGATGTTCCTTTTAATTTTGACAGGAAATGTCAGGACGCCTTTGAAACTTTGAATGAAAAGTTGAccaccaccccaattttgcaacCTCCACGATGGACGTATCATTCGAGATCATGTGTGATGCTAGTATCTAGCAGTGGGAGTGGTCTTATGATAGCGGGTCGACAAGAAAA GTACCTCATGACCAAGAAGGAGTCGAAGCCCCGTCTTGTGCGTTGGATGtttctccttcaagaattcaacgTGACTATTAAGGATATGAAGGGAGTAGAAAACTTGGTGGCAGACCACTTAAGCAGGATTGTGAAAGAGGAGGACCCCAC GACCCTTTCTTCTTCATATGGTTACTTGTATATTCTTTTGGGAGTGGATTATGTGTCGAAGTGGGTTGAGGCTATTCCCACTAGAACCAACAATGCTGTCGTTGTTTTA ACCATTGAGGCGCTCATGAGAAAGTATGGAGTTCACAATCGAGTTGTCACTCCATACCATCTTCAAACGAATGGCCAAGCAGAAATTTCTAACCGAGAGGTTAAGAGTATCCTGGAGAAAACTGTCGATCCAGTAAGGAATGATTGGAGCACACACCTTGATGGTGCTCTTTGGGCTTACAGAACTGCTTTCAAAACTCCTATTGGAACAACGCCCTTCAAGCTTGTCTATGGCAAGGAGTACCATTTACCGATAGAGAATGAGCATAAGGCCTATTGGGTGGTTAAGCAATACAATTTGAATCTAGCCCAAGCCGGTGAGGAGAGACTTCTAGAACTATAA